One Intestinimonas butyriciproducens genomic window, TTTCTTGGCGTCTTCAATGCCCTTGCGGATCGCCTCGGGCACCTCGGCGGCCTTACCCAGGCCGAAGCCCACGCGCCCCTTCTCGTCGCCGACCACCATGAGGGCGGCAAACTTGAAGATACGGCCGCCCTTGACGGTCTTGCTGACGCGGTTCAGAGAAACGAGCTTCTCGGTGAACTCGCTGGGTTCTCTTTCAAATCTAGCCATGTTCGTTCTCTCCTCCCCTTAAAATTCCAGGCCGCCCTCGCGGGCGCCCTCGGCCAGAGCCTGGACCCGGCCGTGATAGACATAGCCGCCGCGGTCAAAGACCACAGTAGTGATGCCGGCGGCCTTGGCGCGCTCGGCCACCATCTGGCCCACCTTCTTGGCGGCGTCGGACTTGGTGCCCTCGCAGGCAAAGTCCTTCTCCAGGGAGGAAGCGGAGACCAAGGTCTTGCCGCTGACGTCGTCGATGACCTGAGCGTAAATGTTGGTCTCGCTGCGGAACACATTCAGGCGGGGTCTCTCGGGCGTGCCGGAGATTTTCCCGCGCACTCTCTTGTGGCGCTTAAGCCGCTGAGCGTTGGTATTGGGTCTGTTGATCATTTTGGCACACCTCCTTATTTCTTCTTGACGCCGGTCTTGCCTTCCTTGCGGCGGATGACCTCGTCAGTGTATTTGATGCCCTTGCCCTTATACGGCTCAGGCGGACGTTTCTCTCTGACCTCGGCGGCGAACTGGCCCACCTGCTGCTTGCTGGCGCCGGAGATGATGATCTTGTTGGGGTTGGGCACGTCGATGGCGATACCCTCCGGCTCCTCCATGGTGACCTGATGGGAGAAGCCCAGGTTCATGACAAGCTTCTTGCCCTCTTTGGCCACACGATAGCCCACGCCGTTGACATCCAGCTCCTTTTTGAAGCCGTCGGTCACGCCTACCACCATGTTGTGGAGAAGGCTGCGGGTCAGGCCGTGGAGCGCACGGTTCTCCTTGGCGTCGTTGGGACGGGTCACATGGAGCTCGGCACCCTCCTGTGCGATGGTCATGGCGGGGCTGAGCTGCTGGGTGAGGGTGCCCTTGGGGCCCTTCACAGTAACCAGGTTGTCTGCGCCGATGGTGATCTCCACGCCGGCGGGGACAGAGATAGGCATTCTTCCGATTCTAGACATTTCTCTCTCCCTCCCTTACCACACGAAGGCCAGGACTTCACCGCCGACATGCTGGGCACGGGCAGCCTTGTCGGTCATGACGCCCTTGGACGTGGACACGATCGCGATACCCAAGCCGCGGAGCACCTTGGGGAGCTCGTCAGCGCCCGCGTAGACGCGCAGGCCGGGCTTGGAGACACGGCGAAGGCCGGTGATGACCTTCTCCTTGCCGGGGTTATACTTCAGGGTGATACGGATCACGCCCTGAGTGCCGTCGTCGATGAGCTGGAAGTTTTTGATATAGCCTTCATCCAGCAGGATCTGCGCGATGGACTTCTTCATGTTGGACGCGGGCACGTCCACAGTGTCATGCTTGGCATTGTTGGCGTTGCGGATGCGGGTGAGCATATCCGCAATGGGGTCCGTGATATGCATGGATCTTACCTCCTATATAAGAGTTACAGACATCTGCCTGTTGCAGCGGAAGGTATCGGAGCTAGGTAACTTCGACCTGTTGACCGCCGGCATAATCGGAGCAGGTTCTGCCTTCCCGCCCCGGCTGTGGCCGGGCGTGCAGGCGACTCCCCTGCTCCTCCTCATCACATGGAAGCCCAAAGGGCTTCCATGTGAAAAAAAGGACGAGAGCTGCACGGGGACGCGTCTTACCAGGACGCCTTCTTGACGCCGGGAATCTGGCCCTTGTAGGCCAGCTCACGGAAGCAGATACGGCAGATGCCGTAGTCACGCAGATATGCGTGGGGGCGGCCGCAGATCTTGCACCGGTTGTAACGCCGGGTGGAGAACTTGGGCTCACGCTGCTGCTTGAGGATCATAGATTTCTTAGCCATGTTTCCTTCTCCTCCTTAGCGCCCGGCAAAGGGAGCGCCGATCAGGGTCAGCAACTCCTTGGCCTCTTCGTCGGTCTGGGCGGTGGTGCAGAACACCACGTCTAGGCCGCGGATTTTGTCGATCTTGTCGTACTCGATCTCGGGGAAAATGAGCTGCTCCTTCAGGCCCAGGGCATAGTTGCCGCGGCCATCGAACGCGTTGGGATTGATGCCGCGGAAGTCGCGGACGCGGGGCAGGGCCACATTGAAGAGGCGGTCCAGGAACTCCCACATCCGGTCGCCGCGCAGGGTGACCTTGGCGCCGATGGGCATGCCCTCACGGAGCTTGAAGTTGGCCACGGACTTCTTGGCCTTCGTAATGATCGCCTTCTGGCCGGTGATGGTGGTGAGATCGCTCACGACGGCCTCCAGCACCTTGGAGTTGTCGCGGGCTTCGCCGCAGCCGCAGTTCACCACGATCTTATCCAGCTTGGGAATCTGCATGGTGCTCTTGTAGCCGAACTTCTGCATGAGAGCAGGAGCGACTTCCTGCTGGTATTTGGCCTTCAGGTTAGGCACTTTCTTTTCCTCTGCCATATTCAATCACTCCTCCTCTCTCAGATTTCAGCGCCGCACTTCTTGCAGACGCGGACCTTCTTGCCGCCCTCGACCTTATGGCCGATGCGGGTGGGCTTATTGCACTTGGGGCACACCTTCTGCACCTTGCAGGCATAGATGGGGGCTTCCTTCTTCAGGATGCCACCCTCCTCGCCCTGCTTGCGGGGTTTGGTGTGGCGGGAGACGATGTTGACCTTCTCCACGATGACCTTGCTCTCCTTGGGGAGGACGGAGAGGACCTTGCCCTGCTTGCCCTTGTCCTTGCCGGAGAGGACGACCACCAGGTCGTCTTTTTTGATGCTCATCTTGTTCATGTTTTCTCCTACCCCCTTACAGCACTTCGGGAGCCAGGGACAGGATCTTCATGTAATCCTTGTCGCGCAGCTCACGGGCCACGGGCCCAAAGATACGGGTACCGCGGGGATTCTTGTCGTCCTTGATGAGGACAGCGGCATTGTCGTCAAAGCGGACATAGCTGCCGTCGGCGCGGCGGACGCCGCGGGCGGAGCGGACGATCACGGCCTTGACGACCTCGCCCTTCTTCACGGTGCCGCCGGGCTGAGCCTTACGGACGGAGGCCACGACCACATCGCCGATATTGCCGTACTTGCGCTTGGAGCCGCCAAGCACGCGGATGGTCTTGATCTCCTTGGCGCCGGTATTGTCGGCCACCTTCAGATAACTTTCCTGCTGAATCATTCCGGCACCTCCTTACTTCGCTTTTTCAATGATTTCGACCACGCGCCACCGCTTGTCCTTGCTGAGGGGGCGGGTCTCCATGACCTTCACGCGGTCGCCCACGCCGCAAGCGTTCTGCTCGTCATGGGCTTTGAGCTTGTAGGTCCTCTTTACAATCTTCTTATAGAGGGGATGGGCCACACGGTCGGCGATGGCCACCACCACGGTCTTATCCATCTTGTCCGAGACAACCAGGCCGACTCTGGTTTTACGGGAAGAAGTTCTGTTCTCCATCTTCATTTCCTCCTATTCCTTATCGGCCTGCGAGCTGCTGCTCACGGATCATGGTCTTGACTCGGGCAATGTCTTTCTTGACCTCCGCGATGCGGATGGGGTTGTCGAGCTGATTGGTGGCGTGCTGCAGGCGCAGCTGGAACAGGTCCTTTTTCAGGTCCAGGAGCTTGGCGTCCAGCTCTGCGGCGGACATCTTGCGTACCTCAGTTGCCTTCATCATTATTCACCACCATTCTCGGTCTCGGCGGTCTCTTTCGCCACGATTTTGCACTTGACAGGCAGCTTGTGGGAGGCGAGACGCAGGGCCTCACGGGCGGTCTCCTCGGAAACGCCCGCGATCTCAAACATGACGCGGCCGGGCTTGACCACGGCCACCCAGTACTCGGGAGAGCCCTTACCGGAACCCATGCGGGTCTCGGCCGGCTTCTCGGTGATGGGCTTGTCGGGGAAGATCTTGATCCAGACCTTACCGCCACGCTTGGTATAGCGGGTCATGGCGATACGGGCGGCCTCGATCTGATTGGAGGTGATCCACGCGGGCTCGGTGGCCTGCAGGCCGAACTCACCGTAGGTGACGGTATTGCCCCGGGTGGCCTTGCCCTTCATGCGGCCGCGGTGGACGCGGCGATATTTGACTCTCTTAGGCAGCAGCATTAGTTGGCGCCTCCTTCCTTAGGAGTAGCAGGAGCGGCGGGACGGGGGGCGGCGGGACGGTTGTTGAAGCCGCCCTGGGGACGCTGGCCACCGAAGCCCTGACCGGCGGGGCGCTGGCCGTAGCCGCCCTGAGGACGCTGGCCGCCGAAGCCGGGCTTGCGGTCGCCGAAACCGGGCTTCCGATCGCCGAACTTCCGGTCACCGTCGCGGCGGCGGGGCCGGTCGGGACGCTCCTTGAAGTTCTTGGTATCTAGGGTGCGGGGAGTGGTCCGCAGGGCCTGGGAAAGGACCTCGCCCTTGTAGATCCAGCACTTAACACCGATGCGGCCGTAAGTGGTAGCGGCCTCGGCAAAGCCGTAATCGATATCGGCGCGGAGCGTCTGCAGGGGAATGGTGCCGTCATGGTAGTGCTCGGTGCGGGCGATCTCAGCGCCGTTGAGACGGCCGGAGACCTGGACCTTGATGCCCAGAGCGCCCATCCGCATGGCGCGACCCATGGCGTTTTTCATGGCGCGGCGGAAGGCGATACGCTTCTCCAGCTGCTGGGCGATGTTCTCCGCCACCAGCTGGGCGTCCATATCGGGGTTCTTGACCTCGACGATGTTCAGCGCTACGCTCTTGCCGATGAGCTTCTCCACCTCCAGGCGGATACGCTCGATCTCGGTGCCGCCCTTGCCGATGACCACGCCGGGGCGGGCGCAGTGCAGGTAGATGCGGACCTTGGCGCTGTCCCGCTCGATCTCGATCTTCGGGATGCCGGCGGAATAGAGGGTCTTCTTCAGATACTTGCGGATCTTGTCGTCCTCGACCAGCAGGTCGCCCACCTTCTCGTTGCGGGCATACCAGCGGGAGTCCCAATCCTTAATGACGCCCACGCGCAGGCCGTGGGGATTCACTTTCTGTCCCATAGATTCTGCCTCCTCCCTTAGCGTTCTGCCACAGCGATGGTGACGTGAGAAGTTCGCTTGTTGATCCGGTAGCCGCGGCCCTGGGCCCGGGGCATCATGCGCTTGATGATGGGGCCGGGGGTGGCGAAGGTCTCGGAGACGTAGAGCTTCTCGGGGTCCATCCCGTGGTTGTTCTCGGCGTTGGCCGCGGCGCTCTTGAGGAGCTTGAGCAGAGGCTCGGAGGCGGCCTTGGGGGTATTCATCAGGATCGCGGTGGCCTGGGCCACGCTCTTCCCGCGGATGAGATCACAGACGATCTGGATCTTTCGGGGAGAGATCCGGACGTATCTCAGATGTGCTTTCGCTTCCATTCTTCTCTCTCCTCCTTACTTGCCGGACTTGGCGCCCGCGTGGCCCTTAAAGGTGCGGGTGGGGGCGAACTCGCCCAGCTTGTGGCCGACCATATCCTCGGTCACATAGACGGGAACGTGCTTGCGGCCGTCATGGACGGCAAAGGTGTGACCGACGAAGGAGGGGAAGATGGTGGAGGCGCGGCTCCAGGTCTTCAGGACCTTCTTATCTCCGGTCTTATTCATTTCGTCAACCCGCTTGAGCAGCTCGGGGGCGCAAAACGGGCCTTTCTTAACGCTTCTGGACATGTTTCACTGCCTCCTTACTTACTTGGAATTCCGGTGCTTGACGATGAACTGCTCGGTGCGGCTCTTCTTCTTGCGGGTCTTGTAGCCCATGGCCGGCTTACCCCAGGGGGTGACAGGCCCGGGACGGCCCACAGGGCTCTTGCCCTCGCCGCCGCCGTGGGGGTGGTCGTTGGGGTTCATGACGCTGCCGCGGACGGTGGGCCGCCAGCCCATGTGGCGCTTGCGGCCGGCCTTGCCGATCTGAATGTTGCCGTGATCAGTGTTGCCGACCTGGCCGATGCAGGCCTTGCACTCCTCACGCACATAACGGACCTCGCCGGAAGGGAGGCGGACCTGAGCCATGCCGTTCTCCTTGGCCATGAGCTGACCGGCCACGCCGGCGGAGCGGACCAACTGGGCGCCCTTGCCGGGATAGAGCTCGATGTTGTGGATGAGCTCGCCCACAGGAATGTTGGCGATGGGCAGGCAGTTGCCGGGGAGAATGTCGGCCTCGGGGCCGGAGACGATCTTGTGGCCGGGCTTCAGGCCGACAGGGGCCAGGATATAGGCCTTCTCTCCGTCGGTATACTGGATGAGGGCAATGTTGGCGGAGCGGTTGGGATCGTACTCCAGGCGAAGCACGGTGGCCTCCACGCCATCCTTCTGGCGTTTGAAGTCGATGATGCGGTATTTCTTCTTGTTGCCGCCGCCGCGATGGCGGACGGTAATGCGGCCGTAGCTGTTGCGCCCGGCGTTCTTCTTCAGGTTCTCGGTCAGGCTGCGCTCAGGCTTGGCCTTCTTATCGATGCCCTCGAAGGCCGACACGGTCATGTGGCGGCGGGAGGGCGTCGTGGGCTTATAAGTCTTGATAGCCATTGTCTCTCTTCTCCTCCTTACGCCTCAAAGAACTCGATGGCCTTGGAGTCCTCGGTCAGGGTGACCATGGCCTTCTTCCAGGAGGGGCGGCGACCGGCGGGGAACCGTCCGGTGCGCTTCTCCTTGCCATACATGTTCAGAGTATTGACCTTGGCCACCTTCACGCCAAAGATCTCCTCCACCGCCTTGGCGATCTCGATCTTGTTGGCGTCCTTGGCGACCTCAAAGGTGTAGCGCTTGTCCTCGGTCATCGACATAGACTTCTCGGTGATGATGGGGCGCTTAATGATGTCATAAGCCTTTGTCATTACGCAAACACCTCCTCGATGACGGCCAGCGCAGCCTTGTCGACGATGAGCTGCTTGGCGTTGAGAATGTCATAGACATTGATGAGCTTTGCGGTGGTGGCGCTCACGCCGGGGATGTTCCGGGCGGACTTCACCACGTTCATGTTGACCTCAGGGGTGACCAGCACGGCCTTGCCGGCGTTCACGGCGGTGAGGAAGCTCTGCATGGTCTTGGTCTTGATCTCGGGGACGTTCAGCTCATCCACCACGATCACGTTGCCCTCAGCGGCCTTGGCGGAGAGGACGGACTTGAGGGCCAGACGCTTCACCTTCTTGTTGAGGGTGTAGCGATAGGAGCGGGGCTTGGGGGCGAACACGATGCCGCCGTGGGTCCACTGGGGAGCCCGGGTGGAGCCCTGACGGGCACGGCCGGTCCCCTTCTGGCGGTAGGGCTTGATGCCGCCGCCGGAGACCTCGGCGCGGGTGAGGGCGGACTGGGTGCCCTGGCGGCAGTTGGCCAGGTGGTTCTTCACGACGGCGTGGACGACGTCCTCGTTGGGCTCGATCCCGAACACAGCTTCGGAGAGCTCCACTTCACCGACCTTGGTGCCGGACATGTTCACAACAGTTGCCTTAGGCATTTGGTTTCTCTCCTTTCTTACTTGTTACGGGCGGAAGCCTTCTGGGGATTGACGCGGGCGGAAGCCTTCTGCGGGTTGAGGCTGGCGTTGGCCGCGGCGCCCTTCTCCTTGACGTTGATCACGCTGTTGCGCAGATACACAACGCCGCCCTTGGGGCCGGGAACGGCGCCCCGCACGGCAATGATGCCCAGCTCAGGGTCGACCTTGACCACGTCCAGATTCAGGACGGTGACCTGCTCGTCTCCCATGTGGCCGGCACCGATCTTGCCCTTGAAGATGCGGGAGGGATCGGTGCTGGAGCCCATAGAACCAGCATGGCGGTGCACAGGGCCGCCGCCGTGGCTGGTGGGGGTGCGCTGGGCGCCCCAGCGCTTGATGACGCCGGCATACCCCTTACCCTTGCTGACGCCGGTGACGTCTACGCGGTCACCCTCGGCAAAGGTATCCACCTTGATCTCGTCGCCCACGTTCAGGTCGGCGGCGCCGTTGAGCTTGAACTCCTTGAGGACCTTCTTCCGGGCCTCGCCAGTCTTCTTCAGGTGGCCCAACTCAGGCTTGGTGAGTTTCTTTTCGGCAACATCTTCATAGCCCAGCTGGACCGCCTCATAGCCGTCCTTTTCCGTGGTCTTCTTCTGGACCACGGTGCAGGGGCCGGCCTCGATGACCGTGACCGGGATGATGTGGCCGGCTTCATCGAAGATCTGGGACATGCCCACTTTCTTGCCGATGATCGCCTTTTCCATGTGACTTCCTCCTTAAAATAAGGTTATTGGTCGGGAGAGGTGCCCATCAGGCTGGCATTGCTCTCGCGACTTGACCCGTCCATCTCAAAAACGCGATGGACTGCGGTACTGACTTCGTTACAAAGTCCGCTTTGCTCCGTTTTCGCCTGCGGCAAAAACCGCGCTGCGCTACCTTGTTCCTCGTCTCCGAATCAAACCCGCTTCGCCGGGCTTTGATCTGGCAGGACGGGAGATGTGCGGCGCACTTGGCTTACAGTTTGATTTCGATCTCAACGCCGGCGGGAAGCTCCAGGGCCATCAGGGCCTCCACCGTCTTGGGAGAGGGCTTGATGACGTCGATGAGGCGTTTATGGGTGCGGCGCTCGAACTGCTCACGGGAGTCCTTGTACTTGTGTACGGCGCGCAGGATGGTAACGACCTCCTTCTTAGTGGGCAGGGGCACGGGGCCGGACACGGTGGCGCCGGTGCGTTTGGCGGTCTCCACGATCTTCTCGGCACTCTGGTCGATCAGCTGGTGGTCGTACGCCTTGAGACGGATGCGGATCATTTCCTTCTGAGCTGCCATGGTTGTTCCTCCTTAAAACATACGAAGTGGTTTGTGACGTCTGCCGCTCCGTACGGTGAGAAATCTTTTATACACTCTTCCGTGCGTATCATTCCGAGGCATGAAGGAGGCCGGCACACATAACGTAGCCGGCCGTCGCACTCAAGTCCCGGCGATATACGCCGAGCGCATGATTTCTCAGCCGCCCGATCAACGGACATACTCCGCAGAAGTTACCTCATTTCTGAGCAATCTCCTGCATCATCGCAGACTGCGCCCAAACAGGCGCTTGATTATGATATAACATACAAGGCCCGATGTCAAGCATAAATTACACAATTTTCGCGTGTATTTCAAGGATTTCTTCGCCCTTCTCACCTGGGCCCCGCCTCCTCTCCATTTATAAACATTTCGTAAAACTTCCTCCGAGAGAATTGACGAACCCCGCAGAACGCGATATGCTCTGTTCATACACGAAATAGCCTCTCTTCTCTTGGAAAGGAGTTTTGGCGATGAAGGGTTCTGACGATATCCTGATGACCTATCTTCGGGTCTCCCAGCACATGTCCCGGCTGTTCCGCGTCCATTTTGGCCGGCTGCAGCTCACTTTCCCCCAGGCCCTGGTCCTCACCGTGCTGGGCGAGGAGGGTCCCATGCCCATCAGCACCCTGGCCGAACGCACCGGCAGCACCAATTCCACCGTTTCCGGCATCGTGGACCGCCTGGAGAAGTTGGAGCTGGCCCGCCGCGACCGCTCCGGTGAGGACCGCAGAGTGATCTATGTCGCCGTCACCGAAAACTATCGGGCGCTGCGGAAAAAGGCGGAGACCGACGTGGGCGGCTACTTCAGCTCCGTCCTGTGCTCCATGCCGAAGGAGGACCGACTCCTCATCACCTCCGCCTTGCACAAGCTGGATGAGGCTCTTTTGTCCAAGGAGGCGGAGGACGCTGGGCTGTAAGTTTGTTTTCCATGTGATTTTTCCCTCATTATCTGATATACTTACTTTATAGTAAACGGTTTTCCCGGCGGGCGCCGGACGGACGAATCCGGCGCGGTCCTCACTCCGTGCCGCTGTGACGAAGGATGGAATCCAAAAATGAGGAAACATTACGGCTACGACTCCTATCGGGGGCGCTCCCCGCTCCGCACATTTCTAAAGGCGACCGCCGTTGTACTGGCCGTGGTCCTGCTTCTGGGCGTGGCGGCGCTGTTTTTCCTGGAGCCCTATTGGGTCGTTTCCGCGGATGGGGCGCAGCTCCGCCTGCCTTGGAGCCAGCAGACGCCCGCACCTTCCGCCGAACCCAGCCCCTTCTCCTCCTCTCCCGTGGTGGTGGTCACGCCGGAGATCCAGACCCCGGCATATCTCCACGCCGCCTTTCTGCCCGGCGAGGCCCTCTATGACGGCAGCGCCGCAGCACGGCTTACGGAGGCCGGCGCAGAGGCGGCTCTTTTTGATATGAAAACCGATGAGGGGCTTCTGCACTACCGCTCCGAGCTCCCCCTGGCGGATCAGGCAGGCGTCAATCCGAAGGACACCGCTCTCAACGCCGCTATTCTGGCCCTCAACGGGACTGACGGGCTCTATACGGTGGCCCGCGTGTCCTGTTTCCGGGACAATTCCCTGCCCAAGGCGCGCAACGACATGGCCGTCCGCTCTCCCGCCGGAAACTGGAGGGACAACGGCGGCTATCGCTGGCTCTCCCCCTCCAGCAGCGACGCCCAGGGCTATCTCATCGATATCTGTCTGGAGCTGGCGGGCCTTGGTTTTGACGAGATCCTGCTGGACAACGCAGGGTACCCCGTGGACGGAAACTTGGATTATATCGTGAGGAACGATGCCTATGACAGCGCCCTCTTCCCCGCCACCGTCCGCGGCTTTTACACGGACCTGGTACAGCGGCTGGAGGAGCAGTACCCGGAAGTGGTCCTCTCCGTAGTCACAGACCGGGACACGCTAGAGGCTGCCACCAGCGAAGAGAGCGGCCAGACCCTGTCCGGCATGGCAGAGCGCATGGACCGGATCTGGGTCCGGGATCTGGGCGCCGCCTGGACACAGTGCGTCCAACTGCTGGACGAAGCCGGCCTCTCCCGGCCCGAGGTCAATCTGGTATCTATCGACACGCAGGCGGGCGTTTCAGACCGCAGTTGGTGCCTCTGGCCTTGACC contains:
- the rplR gene encoding 50S ribosomal protein L18, with the protein product MINRPNTNAQRLKRHKRVRGKISGTPERPRLNVFRSETNIYAQVIDDVSGKTLVSASSLEKDFACEGTKSDAAKKVGQMVAERAKAAGITTVVFDRGGYVYHGRVQALAEGAREGGLEF
- the rplF gene encoding 50S ribosomal protein L6, which codes for MSRIGRMPISVPAGVEITIGADNLVTVKGPKGTLTQQLSPAMTIAQEGAELHVTRPNDAKENRALHGLTRSLLHNMVVGVTDGFKKELDVNGVGYRVAKEGKKLVMNLGFSHQVTMEEPEGIAIDVPNPNKIIISGASKQQVGQFAAEVREKRPPEPYKGKGIKYTDEVIRRKEGKTGVKKK
- the rpsH gene encoding 30S ribosomal protein S8; protein product: MHITDPIADMLTRIRNANNAKHDTVDVPASNMKKSIAQILLDEGYIKNFQLIDDGTQGVIRITLKYNPGKEKVITGLRRVSKPGLRVYAGADELPKVLRGLGIAIVSTSKGVMTDKAARAQHVGGEVLAFVW
- a CDS encoding type Z 30S ribosomal protein S14, which codes for MAKKSMILKQQREPKFSTRRYNRCKICGRPHAYLRDYGICRICFRELAYKGQIPGVKKASW
- the rplE gene encoding 50S ribosomal protein L5 gives rise to the protein MAEEKKVPNLKAKYQQEVAPALMQKFGYKSTMQIPKLDKIVVNCGCGEARDNSKVLEAVVSDLTTITGQKAIITKAKKSVANFKLREGMPIGAKVTLRGDRMWEFLDRLFNVALPRVRDFRGINPNAFDGRGNYALGLKEQLIFPEIEYDKIDKIRGLDVVFCTTAQTDEEAKELLTLIGAPFAGR
- the rplX gene encoding 50S ribosomal protein L24, whose translation is MNKMSIKKDDLVVVLSGKDKGKQGKVLSVLPKESKVIVEKVNIVSRHTKPRKQGEEGGILKKEAPIYACKVQKVCPKCNKPTRIGHKVEGGKKVRVCKKCGAEI
- the rplN gene encoding 50S ribosomal protein L14, yielding MIQQESYLKVADNTGAKEIKTIRVLGGSKRKYGNIGDVVVASVRKAQPGGTVKKGEVVKAVIVRSARGVRRADGSYVRFDDNAAVLIKDDKNPRGTRIFGPVARELRDKDYMKILSLAPEVL
- the rpsQ gene encoding 30S ribosomal protein S17, whose product is MENRTSSRKTRVGLVVSDKMDKTVVVAIADRVAHPLYKKIVKRTYKLKAHDEQNACGVGDRVKVMETRPLSKDKRWRVVEIIEKAK
- the rpmC gene encoding 50S ribosomal protein L29 produces the protein MKATEVRKMSAAELDAKLLDLKKDLFQLRLQHATNQLDNPIRIAEVKKDIARVKTMIREQQLAGR
- the rplP gene encoding 50S ribosomal protein L16 — translated: MLLPKRVKYRRVHRGRMKGKATRGNTVTYGEFGLQATEPAWITSNQIEAARIAMTRYTKRGGKVWIKIFPDKPITEKPAETRMGSGKGSPEYWVAVVKPGRVMFEIAGVSEETAREALRLASHKLPVKCKIVAKETAETENGGE
- the rpsC gene encoding 30S ribosomal protein S3; this translates as MGQKVNPHGLRVGVIKDWDSRWYARNEKVGDLLVEDDKIRKYLKKTLYSAGIPKIEIERDSAKVRIYLHCARPGVVIGKGGTEIERIRLEVEKLIGKSVALNIVEVKNPDMDAQLVAENIAQQLEKRIAFRRAMKNAMGRAMRMGALGIKVQVSGRLNGAEIARTEHYHDGTIPLQTLRADIDYGFAEAATTYGRIGVKCWIYKGEVLSQALRTTPRTLDTKNFKERPDRPRRRDGDRKFGDRKPGFGDRKPGFGGQRPQGGYGQRPAGQGFGGQRPQGGFNNRPAAPRPAAPATPKEGGAN
- the rplV gene encoding 50S ribosomal protein L22, producing the protein MEAKAHLRYVRISPRKIQIVCDLIRGKSVAQATAILMNTPKAASEPLLKLLKSAAANAENNHGMDPEKLYVSETFATPGPIIKRMMPRAQGRGYRINKRTSHVTIAVAER
- the rpsS gene encoding 30S ribosomal protein S19, yielding MSRSVKKGPFCAPELLKRVDEMNKTGDKKVLKTWSRASTIFPSFVGHTFAVHDGRKHVPVYVTEDMVGHKLGEFAPTRTFKGHAGAKSGK
- the rplB gene encoding 50S ribosomal protein L2; the protein is MAIKTYKPTTPSRRHMTVSAFEGIDKKAKPERSLTENLKKNAGRNSYGRITVRHRGGGNKKKYRIIDFKRQKDGVEATVLRLEYDPNRSANIALIQYTDGEKAYILAPVGLKPGHKIVSGPEADILPGNCLPIANIPVGELIHNIELYPGKGAQLVRSAGVAGQLMAKENGMAQVRLPSGEVRYVREECKACIGQVGNTDHGNIQIGKAGRKRHMGWRPTVRGSVMNPNDHPHGGGEGKSPVGRPGPVTPWGKPAMGYKTRKKKSRTEQFIVKHRNSK
- the rplW gene encoding 50S ribosomal protein L23, which codes for MTKAYDIIKRPIITEKSMSMTEDKRYTFEVAKDANKIEIAKAVEEIFGVKVAKVNTLNMYGKEKRTGRFPAGRRPSWKKAMVTLTEDSKAIEFFEA
- the rplD gene encoding 50S ribosomal protein L4 — translated: MPKATVVNMSGTKVGEVELSEAVFGIEPNEDVVHAVVKNHLANCRQGTQSALTRAEVSGGGIKPYRQKGTGRARQGSTRAPQWTHGGIVFAPKPRSYRYTLNKKVKRLALKSVLSAKAAEGNVIVVDELNVPEIKTKTMQSFLTAVNAGKAVLVTPEVNMNVVKSARNIPGVSATTAKLINVYDILNAKQLIVDKAALAVIEEVFA
- the rplC gene encoding 50S ribosomal protein L3; the encoded protein is MEKAIIGKKVGMSQIFDEAGHIIPVTVIEAGPCTVVQKKTTEKDGYEAVQLGYEDVAEKKLTKPELGHLKKTGEARKKVLKEFKLNGAADLNVGDEIKVDTFAEGDRVDVTGVSKGKGYAGVIKRWGAQRTPTSHGGGPVHRHAGSMGSSTDPSRIFKGKIGAGHMGDEQVTVLNLDVVKVDPELGIIAVRGAVPGPKGGVVYLRNSVINVKEKGAAANASLNPQKASARVNPQKASARNK
- the rpsJ gene encoding 30S ribosomal protein S10 is translated as MAAQKEMIRIRLKAYDHQLIDQSAEKIVETAKRTGATVSGPVPLPTKKEVVTILRAVHKYKDSREQFERRTHKRLIDVIKPSPKTVEALMALELPAGVEIEIKL
- a CDS encoding MarR family winged helix-turn-helix transcriptional regulator gives rise to the protein MKGSDDILMTYLRVSQHMSRLFRVHFGRLQLTFPQALVLTVLGEEGPMPISTLAERTGSTNSTVSGIVDRLEKLELARRDRSGEDRRVIYVAVTENYRALRKKAETDVGGYFSSVLCSMPKEDRLLITSALHKLDEALLSKEAEDAGL
- a CDS encoding putative glycoside hydrolase, with product MRKHYGYDSYRGRSPLRTFLKATAVVLAVVLLLGVAALFFLEPYWVVSADGAQLRLPWSQQTPAPSAEPSPFSSSPVVVVTPEIQTPAYLHAAFLPGEALYDGSAAARLTEAGAEAALFDMKTDEGLLHYRSELPLADQAGVNPKDTALNAAILALNGTDGLYTVARVSCFRDNSLPKARNDMAVRSPAGNWRDNGGYRWLSPSSSDAQGYLIDICLELAGLGFDEILLDNAGYPVDGNLDYIVRNDAYDSALFPATVRGFYTDLVQRLEEQYPEVVLSVVTDRDTLEAATSEESGQTLSGMAERMDRIWVRDLGAAWTQCVQLLDEAGLSRPEVNLVSIDTQAGVSDRSWCLWP